In Deltaproteobacteria bacterium, the genomic stretch GCTCAAGGCTCCTTATTTTGTGGCTTTCGTGACTGGTTTTCTGGAAAAAGAGCTGGGCGAGGCAGCATTGCGTAGGACAGGGCTCACGGTATACACGACCCTCAATTACGCTACGCAGAAGGCTGCAGAAAAGGCTGTAAGCCTGGGACTGGAACGACTTTCGGCCCGCATGGAAAAACGTGGTTTACTCGATGGGCGCTGCCCACAGGCGGGCCTGATCTGTCTGGATGTAAGCCGTGGGGCGATTCTTGCCATGGTCGGAGGCCGCAGCTTCAGGGAGAATCGCTTCAACCGCGCCACCATGGCCAGAAGACAGGCGGGTTCTGCATTCAAGCCACTGGTTTATGCCCTTGCGGTTGAAAAGGGTTTTGGCCAAAACGGGATGCTCTGGGATGGGCCGGTGGTGTTTAAGGGAGCCAGAGAAGGTCAGGATTGGACGCCAAGAAATTTTTCTGGAAAATACATGGGTGAAATAACCCTTCGGAAAGCCTTGGCTTTGTCCAAGAATATTCCGGCAGTGAAACTCCTTAACAAACTCGGACCAACGACTGCTGTGCAATTTGCTCACAGAATGGGAATAGCCCCCCCCCTTGATCCGAACCTCTCGCTGGTCCTTGGAACCTCAGAGGTGACACTCCTTGATTTGACCGCCGCCTACGCCGTGTTTCCAAATGGGGGAGTCTGGACCCGACCCTTTGGAATTGTTGAGATCCTGGACAGGGAAGGACGATCCCTGTGGAGGGAAAAGCCGCAGATGCGACCTGCCGTAAGCCCCGAGACCGCAGCCGTCACATTGGATATGTTAAGGGCCGTGGTAGAGGAGGGAACTGGCAAAGCGGCCAAGCGTATTGGACGGCCGTTGGGCGGCAAGACCGGCACCACGGATTGTTACAAGGATGCGCTCTTTATAGGGTTTTCTCCCACTATCGCAACGGGAGTCTGGGTGGGTCTGGACCATCACACCACCCTGGGAGACAAGGAAACAGGGGCTAAGGCCGCCCTGCCAATATGGATTCATTTCATGGAACAAGTTCTCAAGGGGCGGCCGTATCATGATTTTGACTTGCCTGAAGGCGTGTTAAGGGTTCGTATGGATGCTGAATCCGGCCTTCTTGCCTCCGAAGACTGCCCAAATGCAGTTACCGCTGTGTTTAAGAAGGGAACAGAACCGAAACAATATTGCAAGCATGCCGCAAGCACCGGCCTTGGTGGACTCTGATGGAAAAAACGTGAGGGGGGCCGTTGATGGGTGCTAGCCTGGGCCTTGCTCCTGAGACTCGGCGCGAGACGCAGGCTTCAGAAGATAGTCGGGCTTGATGTGACTCATGGATCGAAAGATGTTTCCCTTTATTTTCTTGTTCGTCAGGTACAATCGGCCGAGCATGTTCTTGATCTCCAGGCGCTTTGACGTCTTTGCCGTGGGACACGGATTGGGAAACTCGGGAAACCGGTGATCCTCTGCGAAGCGACTGATCGCCTGCTCATCCAAGTGAGCCAGCGGCCTGATCACCGCCAGTTTTCCTTTAAAGAAGGACTGGTACGGAATCATGGTGCTTATCTGTCCGCCGTAACAGATGTTCAAGAACAGGGTTTCTATGATGTCATCCATATTGTGACCGAGGGCAAGTTTATTACAACCAAGTTGGTCGGCAAGTTCAAAGAGTCTTTTTCTTCGAAGACGGGCGCAGAGAAAGCAAGGGTTTTCGCGATTTTCGTCGCTGTGTCCCTGTCTTCCATAGTCGGTATACTCAACCCGCAAGGGATAGCCCATTTTCTTGCAGTAATCTTCAATAAGGCAGGCTGGACTTTCTTCAAAGCCCAGATCTATGTGGACAGCGACCAGTGAATAATTGATAGGAATGCGGGACAACCGCTCCTGGAGAACCCACAAAAGCGTAAAGCTGTCTTTTCCGCCGGATAGACCCACTGCAATCCCGTCCCCGTCAGCTATCATATCATAGTGATGTATGGCCTGGCCAACAGCCCGCCGCATGGCCCTGTCCCTGAAGCGAGACATCAAGCCCTCTTATGTCTCCTCTTCGTCTTGTGTTTTTTCCAGTTCAACGCGAACCTTTCCTGCGGCGATTTCACGCAAAGAGATGACGACGTCTTCGTTTTTGGGCGAGTGTACCAAATATTGGGCACCTTCGCGCATTTGCCGAACGCGCTTGGCGGCGGCATGAACCAGCATGAAGCGGTTGTGACCCCGCCTCAAGCAGTCTTCGACGGTTACGCGAGCCATTATAAAACCTCCTTGAAAAGTAAAAGCTTACAAGTCCTGAGCCTAATACTATAAAATAACCATGAGGCGATCCATGTCAACCCCACAAAGGGGATAGTGCTGTTCCCTAGAGGGCAAGTCGAACCGTGTAGATGTCACCGGTCTCCACCACGCGCAGTTGGAGTCTCAACTCTCCCGCTCCCCGGGCTTCGCCGGGAAAGAAAATGAATCCATGGGCAATTGAGTGGGGCTCAATAGGCTTGTTTTCCATGGATTTGCCCATGAGATCATCGGAGATCTCGGCCCGTGCCTCCCCTTCCGAGCTGGCGGCTTTTGCCCCGCCCATCGTTGCGCCGATGGCTGCACCTAAGGCCGCGCCTTTCCCGGCCGCGCTCCCGACATTTGAACCGCCGATAATGCCGATGGCAGCCCCCAACAAGGCCCCTCCCACAGCAGATAAAATGCCAGGTTTAACTCCTGCCTTTGCGATGCGCGTCATGTCTGATTTCTTGCTCACCCGGTCATATGCAAGGCTGGAGTCCAAGATCGACCACAGATTGTTCTCTCCGTCAATCAAAAACGTCTGTGAAGGTTCAATCTCCATGGAATAGTCGCCCAAATTATCAAGGATTACCTGCACAGGATATAGACCTGCTCCTCTAATATCCCACCCAAAGGCCTTCTTGGCCTCCCGGGTATCGTCATAAGCCCTTGCAGCAACGGTGGCTCCAGCCACTTTCGTGGCATTTGGAAAAGCCGCCGGCATTTTGAACGGCACAACCTGTCTCTTGTGGCTCGTGCAACCTCCAATCAGAAAAAAAATCACTATGCAGTAAGAAAAAACCGTGCGACCTGTCATCACAACCCTCCTTTAATTTCCAGCAAGGCAAACAGCATAGAGCGGACCATAGATTAATTATACGCCCTGGAATTTTTACTTGGGGCGAAGCCCCTAAGGTCCTACCTACGAGGTACGGATGTCAATCAATTCATATTGCCTTCTGCCACCAGGGGCCTGAACCACAATTTCATCCCCAATCGTCTTTCCGATCATGGCCCTGCCAACAGGAGAGGAAACAGATATCCTACGCTGACTCACATCTGACTCGTCAGTCCCCACAAGCTGATACTGAACCTTTTCCTCAGTCTCCAAGTTTTCCAGCACAACCGTGCAACCAAAA encodes the following:
- a CDS encoding tRNA 2-thiocytidine(32) synthetase TtcA, with protein sequence MSRFRDRAMRRAVGQAIHHYDMIADGDGIAVGLSGGKDSFTLLWVLQERLSRIPINYSLVAVHIDLGFEESPACLIEDYCKKMGYPLRVEYTDYGRQGHSDENRENPCFLCARLRRKRLFELADQLGCNKLALGHNMDDIIETLFLNICYGGQISTMIPYQSFFKGKLAVIRPLAHLDEQAISRFAEDHRFPEFPNPCPTAKTSKRLEIKNMLGRLYLTNKKIKGNIFRSMSHIKPDYLLKPASRAESQEQGPG
- a CDS encoding PBP1A family penicillin-binding protein → MKLRHIVFIILGLGATIITGASVGFFFALTRDLPQIQSLGTFKPAAITRIYSADKELLAERFIEKRDPVSLRVIPDYLKQAVIATEDRQFYDHPGFDLKGVLRALIKNIRAGDYVEGASTITQQLAKTLFLTSRKTIMRKLKEAFLAFQIERRYTKNEILELYLNQVYFGSGAYGVEAASQVFFGKSVRELTLAECALIAGMPKSPTRYSPLINQPLALKRRAVVLQQMARNGLITEEQLKTARASPLKLPDREANLLKAPYFVAFVTGFLEKELGEAALRRTGLTVYTTLNYATQKAAEKAVSLGLERLSARMEKRGLLDGRCPQAGLICLDVSRGAILAMVGGRSFRENRFNRATMARRQAGSAFKPLVYALAVEKGFGQNGMLWDGPVVFKGAREGQDWTPRNFSGKYMGEITLRKALALSKNIPAVKLLNKLGPTTAVQFAHRMGIAPPLDPNLSLVLGTSEVTLLDLTAAYAVFPNGGVWTRPFGIVEILDREGRSLWREKPQMRPAVSPETAAVTLDMLRAVVEEGTGKAAKRIGRPLGGKTGTTDCYKDALFIGFSPTIATGVWVGLDHHTTLGDKETGAKAALPIWIHFMEQVLKGRPYHDFDLPEGVLRVRMDAESGLLASEDCPNAVTAVFKKGTEPKQYCKHAASTGLGGL
- a CDS encoding DNA-directed RNA polymerase subunit omega: MARVTVEDCLRRGHNRFMLVHAAAKRVRQMREGAQYLVHSPKNEDVVISLREIAAGKVRVELEKTQDEEET